Proteins encoded by one window of Erysipelothrix rhusiopathiae:
- the alaS gene encoding alanine--tRNA ligase: protein MKQLTSSEIRTMFLDYFKAQDHMIEPGAPLVPIDDDTLLWINSGVAALKKYFDGRVKPKKPRIANVQKSLRTNDIDNVGKTARHHTFFEMLGNFSIGDYFKEEAIGFAYEFLFSSEWLDLDVNKAYFSVHTDDQEAFDIWVNKYNVSPSRILRTDDNFWQIGDGPCGPNSEIFYDRGEKYDPEHIGERLFFEDLENDRYVEVWNIVFSQFDGVEGGDIHTFKELPQKNIDTGMGFERLVSIVQDGDTNFDTDLFIPIIQAIEALTPMKYQDNVMAYRVISDHIRSLVFTLADGAVFSNEGRGYVLRRILRRAVRFGKVLEIEGTFLHGLVDDVIAVMGDSYPNLAEHRDMIVKLILSEEERFAKTLAGGEKLLLDTIEANQEAVITGDVAFKLYDTYGFPIELTQEIAEEHHVTVDLDGFKASLEEQKERARSSRQKVESMGSQQEDLLNFKENSEFIYDVFETQGRVVGLFVDGKRVDSFTGKGHVVFDKTCFYAESGGQVADTGTIESDSAKGKVLDVKKANGGQPLHFVDVDGTITMGQVFDLKIDAKRRILIRKNHSCVHLLHSALKSVVGDHVSQAGSYVDDNYFRFDFSHFEKVTDEQLEKVELMINQWIAESLPITVVEKPLEEAKAMGAMALFSENYGSVVRVVTMGDASMELCGGTHAHGTGEIGVFKLVSEESVGSGVRRILGKTSFGAYTSYKETEFEVDAIRTQLKLSPQKSIKTKIEEMEAEMKLLEGKYKLMMADVLKAKTQEYIQMAEVVGNDLSFVWIDMDDQEMNVVKELVERIRDHVDIVFVANHKASSVNFVVGCSDKAIKAGVKAGDLAKEAAVTTGGNGGGKPNFAQAGGKDITKIEDAKLVISNKIA, encoded by the coding sequence ATGAAGCAACTTACAAGTAGTGAAATAAGAACAATGTTCTTGGATTATTTTAAAGCACAAGATCATATGATTGAACCGGGTGCGCCCCTTGTTCCAATTGATGATGATACCCTTTTATGGATAAATTCGGGTGTTGCAGCGTTAAAGAAATATTTTGATGGGCGCGTTAAACCGAAGAAACCACGTATTGCGAATGTTCAAAAATCATTACGTACAAATGATATCGATAATGTTGGAAAGACTGCACGTCACCATACATTTTTTGAAATGCTCGGAAATTTCTCAATTGGAGATTATTTTAAAGAGGAAGCCATTGGTTTTGCATATGAGTTTTTATTTTCAAGTGAATGGCTTGATTTGGATGTAAATAAAGCATATTTTAGCGTTCATACGGATGACCAAGAAGCCTTTGATATTTGGGTTAATAAATATAATGTCAGCCCATCACGTATTTTACGTACTGATGATAACTTCTGGCAAATTGGTGATGGACCTTGTGGTCCAAACTCAGAAATTTTTTATGACCGTGGTGAGAAGTATGATCCAGAGCATATTGGAGAACGTCTATTCTTTGAAGATCTTGAAAATGACCGTTATGTTGAAGTATGGAATATCGTCTTTTCTCAATTTGATGGTGTTGAAGGTGGCGACATTCATACGTTTAAAGAGCTTCCACAAAAAAATATTGATACGGGAATGGGTTTTGAACGTTTAGTAAGTATTGTTCAAGATGGTGATACAAACTTTGATACTGATTTATTCATTCCAATCATTCAAGCAATTGAGGCTTTAACACCTATGAAATATCAAGACAATGTTATGGCATATCGTGTTATTTCAGATCATATTCGTTCACTTGTCTTTACACTAGCGGATGGAGCTGTGTTCTCAAATGAAGGTCGTGGTTATGTTTTACGTCGTATTCTACGTCGTGCTGTACGTTTTGGTAAGGTTCTTGAAATTGAAGGAACATTCCTACATGGATTGGTAGATGATGTGATTGCGGTAATGGGTGATTCATATCCAAACCTTGCTGAACATCGCGATATGATTGTGAAATTGATTTTGAGTGAAGAAGAACGTTTTGCGAAGACTTTAGCAGGTGGAGAAAAGTTACTCCTTGATACAATCGAAGCAAATCAAGAAGCGGTGATTACAGGGGATGTGGCCTTTAAACTTTATGATACATATGGTTTCCCTATTGAATTAACACAAGAAATCGCTGAAGAACATCATGTTACGGTTGATCTTGATGGCTTTAAAGCATCACTTGAAGAACAAAAAGAACGAGCACGTAGCAGTCGCCAAAAAGTAGAATCAATGGGTTCACAACAAGAAGACCTCTTAAATTTCAAAGAAAACAGTGAATTTATTTACGACGTTTTTGAAACACAAGGCCGTGTTGTCGGATTGTTTGTTGATGGAAAACGTGTAGACTCGTTTACAGGTAAAGGTCACGTTGTATTTGATAAGACATGTTTCTATGCTGAAAGTGGTGGACAAGTAGCCGATACGGGTACAATTGAGTCTGATAGTGCTAAAGGTAAGGTCTTGGATGTCAAGAAAGCGAATGGTGGTCAACCACTTCATTTTGTTGATGTTGATGGAACGATTACGATGGGACAAGTTTTTGATTTGAAAATAGATGCGAAACGTCGTATTTTAATTCGAAAAAATCACTCATGCGTTCACTTGTTACATTCTGCTTTAAAATCGGTAGTAGGGGATCATGTATCTCAAGCAGGTTCTTATGTTGACGATAACTATTTCCGTTTTGACTTCTCACATTTCGAAAAAGTAACGGATGAACAACTTGAAAAAGTTGAACTTATGATAAATCAATGGATTGCAGAATCGCTTCCAATTACTGTTGTTGAGAAACCACTTGAAGAAGCCAAAGCAATGGGAGCAATGGCGTTGTTTTCAGAAAACTACGGATCAGTTGTTCGTGTTGTAACGATGGGTGATGCATCCATGGAATTATGTGGTGGTACTCACGCTCATGGTACAGGAGAAATTGGTGTCTTTAAATTAGTTTCTGAGGAAAGTGTTGGTTCAGGAGTGCGTCGTATTCTTGGGAAAACAAGTTTTGGTGCATACACATCCTACAAAGAAACAGAATTCGAAGTTGACGCGATTCGCACGCAACTTAAGTTATCACCGCAAAAGTCAATCAAAACTAAGATTGAAGAAATGGAAGCAGAAATGAAGCTATTAGAAGGTAAATATAAACTTATGATGGCGGATGTTCTTAAAGCTAAAACTCAAGAATATATTCAAATGGCGGAAGTTGTTGGAAATGACTTAAGTTTTGTATGGATTGACATGGATGATCAAGAAATGAATGTTGTGAAAGAACTTGTTGAGCGAATTCGTGATCATGTGGATATCGTGTTTGTTGCAAATCATAAAGCATCATCAGTGAATTTCGTTGTAGGATGTAGTGATAAGGCAATTAAAGCAGGCGTTAAGGCAGGGGATTTAGCCAAAGAAGCTGCAGTAACAACAGGGGGTAATGGTGGTGGAAAACCTAATTTTGCTCAAGCAGGTGGTAAAGATATCACTAAAATCGAAGATGCCAAATTAGTGATTTCTAACAAAATTGCTTAA
- a CDS encoding IreB family regulatory phosphoprotein: protein MSKHNVTETMAFNSDEVRRDRIKEILAEVESALEDRGYQSVSQISGYLISNDPAYISSHNNARVKIQEVERYEIIEELVRFYLSEK, encoded by the coding sequence ATGTCGAAACATAATGTGACAGAAACAATGGCTTTCAATTCAGATGAAGTTCGTCGTGATCGAATTAAAGAAATCCTTGCTGAAGTAGAATCAGCACTTGAGGATCGCGGCTATCAATCAGTGAGTCAGATTTCTGGGTATTTGATTTCAAATGACCCAGCATATATTTCTTCACACAATAACGCGCGTGTGAAGATTCAGGAAGTTGAACGTTACGAAATTATTGAAGAGTTAGTGCGTTTTTATCTTAGTGAAAAGTAA
- the ruvX gene encoding Holliday junction resolvase RuvX: MIGKIIGLDLGSKTCGVALSDGLGMYAHPVETLYYKVSIDELKEPLDSLIKKERVKVIALGFPKMMNNDVGERAQISEEFKKTLESWFNCEVVLIDERLTSVVANRQLIDQDVSRKKRKKVVDQLAAVHILQTYLDKRRFMEGN, from the coding sequence ATGATTGGTAAGATAATTGGTCTCGATTTAGGGTCGAAAACATGCGGTGTAGCACTATCGGATGGGCTTGGAATGTATGCTCATCCAGTTGAAACATTGTATTATAAAGTCTCAATAGACGAATTAAAGGAACCGTTGGATTCTTTAATAAAAAAAGAGCGCGTTAAAGTTATTGCACTGGGTTTTCCTAAGATGATGAATAATGATGTTGGGGAACGTGCACAAATTTCTGAAGAGTTTAAAAAGACATTGGAGTCTTGGTTTAATTGTGAAGTCGTTCTCATCGATGAACGACTTACAAGTGTGGTTGCAAATCGCCAACTCATTGATCAAGATGTATCACGAAAAAAAAGAAAGAAAGTTGTCGATCAACTTGCGGCTGTTCACATACTACAAACGTACTTGGATAAACGCCGTTTTATGGAGGGAAATTAA
- a CDS encoding DUF1292 domain-containing protein, with translation MEEKSLIVINDDGTEQEMDILFTFDDDTFNKKYVLYVSPEDTTGEVFVSSYVEDGTLNAVTDPKEWAMIEEVFNAFVIQHDESNEEGACACGKDHESSEDHECSCGCGHDHSH, from the coding sequence ATGGAAGAAAAATCACTTATTGTCATCAATGATGACGGAACTGAACAAGAAATGGATATCTTATTTACATTTGATGACGATACATTTAATAAAAAATATGTCTTATATGTAAGTCCGGAAGATACAACAGGTGAAGTATTTGTTTCAAGTTATGTTGAAGACGGAACTTTGAACGCTGTTACAGATCCTAAAGAATGGGCAATGATTGAAGAAGTATTTAATGCTTTTGTAATCCAACACGATGAATCAAATGAAGAAGGCGCATGTGCTTGTGGTAAAGATCACGAATCGTCTGAAGATCATGAGTGCAGTTGTGGATGTGGGCATGACCACTCACACTAA
- the mltG gene encoding endolytic transglycosylase MltG — protein MTTHTKKILGGLLLVCVIVVIGFMLLFNINTQSIKKDSQTVLFNVNEGDTMSTVIDRLADDGIVRSAFFTKIKAKLGHHDQLYEGQFNLDKSWDVDRILEYLEKPSYEHDKTGSVTITLIEGSWAKDIAKKIASETNTTAERFLELWNDPKYIESLMSQYEVLSKDLLKNKDAKVLLEGYLYPDTYEFNANNSEEEITERLIANGNDKYQNYKDQIDSLGMTPYQLFSLASIVEYEAPGYENMQDVAGVFMNRLKQGMKLESSVTICYALYEFQDWDDCESMTNNQIDSPYNTYRYEGITPGPILNPSQSAIEAVINYSHHDYLFFVANVKADKNDPDYGKIYYSKTFEEHDQRVKEILN, from the coding sequence ATGACCACTCACACTAAGAAAATTCTTGGTGGCCTCTTGCTTGTGTGTGTGATTGTTGTTATAGGATTTATGCTTCTATTCAATATCAACACACAAAGCATTAAAAAGGACAGTCAAACTGTTCTTTTTAATGTGAATGAAGGTGACACGATGTCGACGGTTATCGATCGTTTAGCGGATGATGGTATTGTTCGTTCTGCTTTTTTCACTAAAATCAAAGCAAAATTAGGACATCACGATCAACTCTATGAAGGTCAATTTAATCTTGATAAAAGTTGGGATGTCGATCGAATCTTGGAGTATCTCGAAAAACCTTCTTATGAGCATGATAAGACGGGTTCAGTAACCATTACACTTATTGAGGGCAGTTGGGCTAAGGATATCGCAAAGAAAATTGCTTCTGAAACGAATACTACAGCTGAGCGTTTTTTAGAACTATGGAATGATCCCAAATATATTGAATCATTAATGTCTCAATATGAGGTTCTATCAAAAGATTTACTCAAAAATAAAGATGCAAAAGTATTGTTAGAAGGATATCTCTATCCAGATACATATGAGTTTAATGCTAATAATTCTGAGGAAGAAATTACAGAACGACTTATTGCTAACGGTAACGACAAGTATCAAAACTATAAAGATCAAATTGATTCTTTAGGGATGACGCCATATCAACTTTTCAGCTTGGCGTCGATTGTTGAGTATGAAGCACCGGGATATGAAAACATGCAAGATGTTGCAGGTGTATTTATGAATCGATTAAAACAAGGGATGAAACTTGAATCCAGTGTAACGATCTGTTACGCACTTTATGAATTTCAAGATTGGGATGATTGTGAGTCAATGACCAATAATCAAATTGATTCCCCTTATAATACCTATCGTTATGAAGGCATTACTCCAGGACCGATTCTTAATCCTTCACAGTCTGCGATTGAAGCGGTGATTAACTATTCACATCATGACTATTTATTCTTTGTTGCGAATGTTAAGGCAGATAAAAACGATCCAGATTATGGAAAAATATATTATTCAAAAACATTTGAAGAACATGACCAACGTGTCAAAGAGATACTCAATTAA
- the udk gene encoding uridine kinase, with protein MSPIVIGIAGGSASGKSSIAKKLKKHFDETQKVVIIKMDDYYKDQSHLPMEERLATNYDHPFAFDMDLLVSDMESLKSGVSIQKPVYDFMNHTRSQYSEEIQCNDVIVLEGLMTLDDARLRDLLDIKVFVDAPADIRFIRRLVRDVNKRGRTLEHVIEQYMSTVRIMHEQFVEPSKRYADIIIPEGAHNTVAIDLLTTKISSIIGTSVL; from the coding sequence ATGAGTCCAATTGTTATTGGGATTGCTGGTGGAAGTGCATCCGGTAAATCAAGTATTGCGAAAAAGTTAAAAAAACATTTTGATGAAACACAGAAAGTCGTCATTATTAAAATGGATGACTATTATAAAGATCAAAGCCACTTACCAATGGAAGAACGATTGGCTACCAATTACGATCATCCATTTGCATTTGATATGGATTTACTCGTTTCCGATATGGAGTCTTTAAAATCAGGTGTATCAATTCAAAAGCCTGTATATGATTTTATGAATCATACCCGAAGTCAATATTCGGAAGAAATTCAATGCAATGATGTTATTGTGTTGGAAGGTTTGATGACGTTAGACGACGCTCGTTTACGTGATCTTCTCGATATTAAAGTTTTTGTGGATGCACCGGCAGATATTCGTTTTATTCGACGTCTTGTACGTGATGTCAATAAACGCGGACGTACGTTGGAACACGTTATTGAGCAATATATGTCTACAGTTCGTATTATGCATGAACAGTTCGTAGAACCCTCAAAACGTTATGCTGATATTATTATCCCCGAAGGGGCTCATAACACAGTTGCTATTGATTTACTTACAACTAAAATAAGTAGTATCATTGGTACGAGTGTGTTATAA
- the greA gene encoding transcription elongation factor GreA: MTERIPVTQAGLDELNRELRQLIEVERPEVIEDLKAARAQGDLSENADYDAARDRQARVEARIREIEATLTKVEIIDGDKAKKHKTVGLGATVTIYDMEMEIEETFSIVGSVEADPENGKLSNVSPLAQAMNEAKEGDVVEVQVDEPYEVKVLKIN; the protein is encoded by the coding sequence ATGACAGAAAGAATTCCTGTAACACAGGCTGGTTTAGATGAATTAAATCGTGAACTTCGTCAATTAATCGAAGTAGAACGTCCAGAAGTTATTGAAGATTTAAAAGCAGCACGCGCACAAGGTGACTTGTCTGAAAATGCTGATTACGATGCAGCTCGTGATCGTCAAGCACGTGTCGAAGCTCGTATCCGTGAAATTGAAGCGACTTTAACTAAAGTTGAAATTATTGATGGAGACAAAGCAAAAAAACATAAGACAGTTGGTCTTGGTGCAACGGTTACAATTTATGATATGGAAATGGAAATTGAAGAAACATTTTCAATCGTTGGTTCTGTTGAGGCAGATCCAGAAAATGGTAAACTTTCAAACGTTTCACCACTTGCTCAAGCTATGAACGAAGCTAAAGAAGGCGACGTTGTTGAAGTTCAAGTCGATGAACCTTATGAAGTTAAAGTTCTAAAAATTAACTAA
- a CDS encoding ComEA family DNA-binding protein → MKLIVLCFFLVGFVSLGFIGRLEYKKKTEITVEVDSKSYHVSVEHDDTIQKILTRVGIQVSSLKEIPDINSFYEGQVIHLESRKQCISLNTSSAQDLTQIKGIGPRKADAILKYRIEHEKFISVEELLNIKGIGPKLLDRIKDFVCI, encoded by the coding sequence ATGAAGTTAATTGTGCTGTGTTTCTTCCTTGTAGGTTTTGTTTCCTTAGGATTTATTGGAAGATTAGAATATAAAAAAAAGACAGAAATTACCGTGGAAGTCGATTCGAAATCATATCACGTGTCTGTTGAACATGACGATACGATTCAGAAAATTCTTACACGTGTTGGAATTCAAGTTTCAAGTTTAAAAGAAATACCTGATATAAATTCCTTTTATGAAGGACAAGTGATTCACCTTGAATCAAGAAAACAGTGTATCTCACTTAATACCTCATCGGCCCAAGACCTCACTCAAATCAAAGGGATTGGTCCTCGCAAAGCGGATGCGATTCTAAAATATCGCATTGAACATGAAAAGTTTATAAGCGTTGAAGAACTCTTAAATATTAAAGGCATTGGTCCAAAACTTTTAGATCGGATTAAAGATTTTGTATGTATCTAG
- a CDS encoding ComEC/Rec2 family competence protein produces MIHQCIIPIGVVVSMDEGILCLNALNRKYRIPVKYKGSIGDVLWVSDEQLQSGHFTKFGTLPLMGTIYHAMSINPSIQSYFFSRNESYLSLISFQIRSLSEFVVIIKKRFGIPMKTKTIRVCVTLWYQYLFGVNASNLSILLRQVCSQRITMILLILLFPQPLKNPSFVIVYGPLLLRNLSRIFQNIPEWFLRSVLVFYSCKRLDVISMVLTKIVKPILGFVLFTMYVLILIGSPLGLYDWFFLIWMNVNAILQDRFTVYGLPPLVCLLFLFRANSHVKSVVRLVLIAFITVYNPCYTVTFINVGQGDSILIRTPFSFHTTLIDTGRPSAYFEVRRVLSNYGIRNIDQLIITHADQDHDGLRNRILEDYKVGTVIDKKGTPLKVVYEFLEDKAYASKNDNSIILGLKIKHYVFLFMGDASKAQERDLTRLYQFEDPIFLIKLGHHGSKTSTDPRFIHDLKPKFGLVSSDPSKYGHPHREVIDTLEKYEVEVLETSKLGTIDFVFTPFFDYFVSNRGHFGIIGMVIR; encoded by the coding sequence ATGATTCATCAATGTATCATACCAATTGGTGTTGTTGTTTCGATGGACGAGGGTATTTTGTGTCTTAATGCTCTTAATCGAAAATATCGAATTCCTGTAAAATATAAGGGCAGTATTGGTGATGTCCTCTGGGTGTCCGATGAACAGTTACAATCAGGTCATTTCACTAAATTTGGAACACTTCCACTGATGGGTACAATCTATCATGCTATGAGTATAAATCCAAGCATCCAATCCTATTTCTTTAGTCGAAATGAATCTTATTTATCTTTAATTTCTTTTCAGATTCGATCGCTTTCTGAATTTGTCGTAATCATAAAGAAACGGTTTGGTATTCCAATGAAGACGAAGACGATACGAGTTTGTGTGACACTTTGGTATCAATATCTGTTTGGTGTAAATGCTTCAAATCTTAGTATTTTGTTGCGGCAAGTATGTTCTCAGAGAATCACGATGATCCTTTTGATTTTATTATTTCCACAACCACTTAAGAACCCATCATTTGTCATTGTCTATGGACCTCTGTTACTGAGAAATCTGTCCCGCATATTTCAAAACATACCAGAGTGGTTTCTTCGGTCTGTTTTGGTTTTTTATTCCTGTAAACGTTTGGATGTCATAAGTATGGTCTTGACCAAAATTGTAAAACCGATTTTAGGGTTTGTATTGTTTACAATGTATGTACTGATTCTAATTGGTTCACCGTTAGGTCTATATGATTGGTTTTTTTTAATTTGGATGAATGTGAATGCTATATTACAAGACCGATTTACAGTATATGGTCTGCCTCCATTGGTATGTTTATTGTTTTTGTTTCGGGCTAATTCTCACGTTAAATCCGTTGTTAGACTCGTTTTGATTGCGTTTATAACGGTCTATAATCCCTGTTATACCGTAACGTTTATTAATGTAGGTCAAGGGGATAGTATTTTGATACGAACACCGTTTTCGTTCCATACAACATTGATCGACACGGGAAGACCTTCAGCGTATTTTGAGGTGCGACGCGTCTTATCTAATTATGGTATCCGAAACATTGATCAGTTAATTATTACTCATGCAGATCAAGATCATGATGGATTAAGGAATAGAATTCTTGAAGACTATAAGGTCGGTACGGTCATCGACAAAAAGGGAACTCCTCTCAAGGTAGTCTATGAGTTTTTAGAAGATAAGGCCTATGCCTCAAAAAACGATAACAGTATCATATTGGGTTTGAAGATTAAGCATTATGTTTTTTTGTTTATGGGTGATGCATCAAAAGCTCAAGAAAGAGATTTGACGCGATTATATCAATTTGAAGACCCAATATTTCTCATCAAATTGGGTCATCATGGTTCAAAGACTTCGACAGACCCCAGGTTTATTCATGACTTAAAACCAAAGTTTGGGCTTGTAAGTTCAGATCCATCTAAATATGGTCATCCTCATAGAGAAGTAATCGATACCTTAGAGAAATATGAGGTTGAAGTATTAGAGACTTCAAAACTTGGAACCATAGATTTTGTGTTCACACCATTCTTTGATTACTTTGTGTCAAATCGCGGTCACTTTGGTATAATAGGTATGGTGATAAGATGA
- the holA gene encoding DNA polymerase III subunit delta produces MIDVIVGKEPSLVKSKVESIIKEYENQYGVFDVSHFDTRDKGFVFDHVLESAMTVSLFGDKKAVVLNTHDELIKEVEAALGELMSQSMFDVSLIVIFEKKPLVKSVIGKAIAKHARVHQIKDMDVGQLSLLMKQEIDRLDFKMSNPAMVELLDRVGNDVARLYQELNKLSLVGEAIEQEHVRKLVSKNIDEDIFAISNALLEKNISKAFSVYQNLLAQKVDPLALLGLIGSSIRKIYQISALYEQGVSNKGIADRLSLSEKQVYYLVKHQMRPSFGLLSLLNQLAQIDQDVKQGKIDRFVAFELFMLEAMI; encoded by the coding sequence ATGATAGACGTAATCGTAGGAAAAGAACCTTCTCTTGTTAAGAGTAAGGTCGAGAGTATCATAAAAGAATATGAAAATCAGTATGGTGTTTTTGATGTGTCGCATTTTGACACGCGTGATAAAGGATTCGTTTTCGATCACGTTCTTGAAAGTGCTATGACTGTATCGCTTTTTGGTGATAAAAAGGCGGTTGTTTTAAACACACATGACGAATTAATTAAAGAAGTCGAAGCAGCATTAGGTGAGTTGATGTCACAATCAATGTTTGATGTAAGTCTTATTGTAATCTTCGAAAAGAAACCACTGGTCAAATCCGTTATCGGGAAAGCGATTGCGAAGCATGCACGTGTTCATCAAATTAAAGATATGGATGTTGGTCAACTCAGTCTCTTGATGAAGCAAGAAATTGATCGCCTTGATTTCAAAATGTCCAACCCCGCAATGGTCGAACTCTTAGATCGTGTTGGTAATGATGTAGCACGCCTATATCAAGAGTTAAATAAATTGAGTTTAGTGGGTGAAGCAATAGAACAAGAACATGTTCGTAAACTTGTATCTAAAAATATCGATGAAGATATTTTTGCGATTTCAAATGCACTCTTAGAGAAAAATATTAGCAAGGCTTTTTCAGTTTATCAAAATTTGCTTGCGCAAAAAGTAGATCCTCTTGCACTCTTAGGTTTGATTGGAAGCAGCATTCGTAAAATCTACCAAATTAGTGCCCTGTATGAACAAGGGGTTTCAAATAAAGGAATTGCGGATCGTTTGTCACTTTCAGAAAAGCAGGTTTATTATTTGGTTAAACATCAAATGAGACCTTCCTTTGGATTGTTGAGTTTATTAAATCAGCTTGCGCAAATTGATCAAGATGTTAAACAAGGGAAAATTGATCGCTTTGTGGCTTTTGAATTATTTATGTTGGAAGCGATGATATAA
- the rpsT gene encoding 30S ribosomal protein S20 — MAIIASNAKRTKTNRKSEAANKSQRSSLKTSLRSFNSAIESGDKEKAEILFNQSNSLLDKSITSNIHHKNYVARKKSDLSLKLNSLK, encoded by the coding sequence ATGGCAATTATCGCAAGTAATGCAAAACGTACTAAAACGAATCGCAAATCGGAAGCTGCAAACAAGAGCCAACGTTCAAGTTTGAAAACATCACTACGCAGCTTTAATTCCGCAATCGAATCGGGCGACAAAGAAAAGGCAGAAATCCTATTCAATCAATCCAATTCATTGTTGGATAAATCGATTACAAGTAATATTCATCACAAAAACTACGTTGCACGTAAAAAATCAGATTTATCATTAAAACTTAATTCATTAAAATAA
- the fmt gene encoding methionyl-tRNA formyltransferase produces MRVMFMGTTHFSCVVLQQLLDDGYDVVAVVTQPDRPFGRKKVLKAPPVKELAIEHQITVIQPIKIKESIEDVLAFEPDLVVTCAYGQIVPKAILDYPKFLCLNVHASLLPKFRGGAPIHWSIIRGEKETGVTLMRMDVGMDSGDMLSSRSVSIEDQDMMGDVEAKLMEASKVLIHEDLKSYLEGKLSFIPQDKDLVTLAYTIQRDDEFVTFKRPVVDVYNHIRGLIPWPVGYGVVEGMNVKFHGVMMSNSEHSSDPGEVVSVDENGLTIACIGGTVTITQIQPAGKPVTSAHDFANGLGRNWKGKRFE; encoded by the coding sequence ATGCGTGTTATGTTTATGGGAACAACACATTTTTCATGTGTTGTGTTACAACAATTATTAGATGATGGTTATGATGTCGTTGCAGTGGTAACGCAACCGGATCGACCTTTTGGTCGTAAAAAGGTACTAAAAGCACCACCGGTTAAGGAATTAGCAATCGAACATCAAATTACGGTTATTCAACCAATTAAAATTAAAGAATCAATTGAAGATGTTTTAGCGTTTGAACCTGATTTAGTGGTTACGTGTGCTTATGGTCAAATTGTACCTAAAGCAATACTCGACTATCCAAAATTTCTTTGCTTGAATGTTCATGCTTCATTGCTTCCAAAATTTAGAGGCGGTGCACCGATTCATTGGTCAATTATTCGTGGTGAAAAAGAGACCGGTGTAACGTTGATGCGAATGGATGTTGGTATGGACAGTGGAGATATGCTTTCATCTCGCAGTGTGTCAATTGAAGATCAAGATATGATGGGTGATGTAGAGGCTAAGTTAATGGAAGCTTCCAAAGTCCTTATTCATGAGGATTTAAAATCCTATTTAGAAGGTAAGTTGTCATTTATTCCACAAGATAAAGATCTCGTTACACTTGCTTATACAATCCAACGTGATGATGAGTTCGTTACATTTAAGAGACCCGTCGTGGATGTTTACAATCATATTCGTGGTCTGATTCCATGGCCCGTAGGTTATGGTGTTGTGGAAGGGATGAATGTTAAGTTTCATGGCGTCATGATGTCCAATTCAGAGCATTCTTCTGACCCAGGGGAAGTTGTTTCCGTCGATGAGAATGGACTTACAATTGCTTGTATCGGAGGAACCGTTACAATTACTCAAATACAACCTGCAGGAAAACCAGTTACGTCTGCGCATGATTTCGCAAATGGGCTTGGTCGAAATTGGAAGGGGAAACGATTTGAATGA
- a CDS encoding ECF transporter S component yields the protein MRENYEIKRTQTLVMIGIVTGLIATVTLIIKIPSATGGYLNLSDFVIMVSPIMLPLGGAIFAAGVGCALADIAGGYAVYAIFSLFIKAGEVIIIKLLERYLDTRQRWIPFSLAALWMMTMYGFVAVFLTKSWPAFFVTLKGDLFQGVFAVILATIFYPRLQKLMKYLRGN from the coding sequence ATGAGAGAAAACTATGAAATAAAACGTACCCAAACTTTAGTCATGATTGGTATTGTTACTGGGCTTATTGCGACCGTAACATTAATCATTAAAATTCCTTCCGCAACTGGAGGGTATCTTAACCTGAGTGATTTTGTCATAATGGTTTCTCCCATTATGCTTCCACTTGGTGGCGCTATTTTCGCAGCAGGAGTGGGTTGTGCGCTTGCAGATATTGCAGGAGGCTATGCAGTCTACGCAATTTTCTCACTTTTTATAAAAGCAGGAGAAGTTATAATTATTAAGCTTTTAGAACGCTACCTTGACACTCGTCAGCGTTGGATTCCATTTTCACTTGCTGCACTGTGGATGATGACGATGTATGGGTTTGTTGCGGTTTTCTTAACAAAGAGCTGGCCGGCATTTTTTGTGACATTAAAAGGCGATTTGTTCCAAGGCGTTTTCGCAGTCATATTGGCGACAATTTTTTATCCAAGATTACAAAAACTAATGAAATATTTAAGAGGTAACTAA